A genomic region of Ictidomys tridecemlineatus isolate mIctTri1 chromosome 10, mIctTri1.hap1, whole genome shotgun sequence contains the following coding sequences:
- the Tbc1d10b gene encoding TBC1 domain family member 10B isoform X1 encodes METGRAPLVAPPRRHGAPAAPSPPPRSSRAGPVVVVASGPPVTTATSAPVTLVAPGEARPAWVPGPAPILAPEVAVSSVGVLALEASPEAPETQVPPDPELPMPAAVAGAETSMALASGADSPKTEEAGTSPAPGPGTSTGTPTRTPSRTAPGALTAKPPLAPKPGTTVASGVTARGAAGQVTSGHGGATATSASAGQAPEDPSGPGTGPPGTCEAPVAVVTVTPAPEPAENSQDLGSTSSLGPGISGPRGQAPDTLSYLDSVSLMSGTLESLADDVSSMGSDSEINGLALRKTDKYGFLGGSQYSGSLESSIPVDVARQRELKWLEMFNNWDKWLSRRFQKVKLRCRKGIPSSLRAKAWQYLSNSKELLEQNPGKFEELERAPGDPKWLDVIEKDLHRQFPFHEMFAARGGHGQQDLYRILKAYTIYRPDEGYCQAQAPVAAVLLMHMPAEQAFWCLVQICDKYLPGYYSAGLEAIQLDGEIFFALLRRASPLAHRHLRRQRIDPVLYMTEWFMCIFARTLPWASVLRVWDMFFCEGVKIIFRVALVLLRHTLGSVEKLRSCQGMYETMEQLRNLPQQCMQEDFLVHEVTNLPVTEALIERENAAQLKKWRETRGELQYRPSRRLHGSRAIHEERRRQQPPLGPSSSLLSLPGLKSRGSRAAGGAPSPPPPARRASAGPAPGPVVTAEGLHPSLPSPTGNSTPLGPSKETRRQEKERQKQEKEREKERQRQEKEREKQEKERQKWEKEQEKEQQKQEKERQKQEKEQQKQEKERQKQEKKGQGRKISMRRKADGPPAPQDGGDRSSAAEARQDAYF; translated from the exons ATGGAGACGGGCCGGGCGCCCCTGGTGGCCCCGCCGCGCCGTCATGGTGCCCCCGCGGCCCCATCGCCACCGCCCCGGAGTTCCAGGGCCGGGCCCGTCGTGGTGGTGGCTTCGGGACCGCCAGTGACTACGGCCACTTCGGCCCCTGTCACCCTGGTGGCCCCCGGGGAGGCGCGGCCCGCCTGGGTCCCGGGGCCGGCCCCGATCTTGGCTCCAGAGGTCGCAGTTAGCTCGGTGGGGGTGCTTGCTTTGGAGGCCTCACCTGAAGCCCCGGAGACGCAGGTACCCCCCGACCCAGAGCTCCCCATGCCGGCTGCAGTAGCAGGAGCCGAGACGTCCATGGCTTTGGCCTCAGGTGCAGACTCTCCGAAGACGGAGGAGGCTGGAACCTCACCAGCTCCAGGACCAGGAACTTCCACTGGGACCCCCACCAGGACCCCTTCCAGAACGGCACCTGGGGCCCTGACCGCCAAACCTCCGCTTGCCCCTAAGCCAGGAACCACAGTGGCCTCAGGAGTGACTGCacggggtgcagcaggacaggtgACAAGTGGACATGGAGGTGCAACAGCAACATCAGCATCAGCAGGACAGGCTCCTGAGGACCCCTCAGGGCCTGGTACAGGCCCTCCGGGGACGTGTGAAGCTCCGGTAGCGGTCGTGACAGTGACCCCAGCTCCAGAGCCTGCTGAAAACTCTCAAGATCTGGGCTCCACGTCCAGCCTGGGACCTGGCATCTCTGGGCCTCGAGGGCAGGCCCCGGACACCCTGAGCTACTTGGACTCTGTGAGCCTAATGTCTGGAACCTTGGAGTCCTTGGCAGATGATGTGAGCTCCATGGGCTCAGACTCGGAGATAAATGGGCTGGCCCTGCGCAAGACGGACAAGTATGGCTTCCTTGGGGGCAGCCAGTACTCGGGCAGCCT AGAGAGCTCCATTCCTGTGGATGTGGCTCGGCAGCGGGAGCTCAAATGGCTGGAGATGTTCAATAACTGGGATAAGTGGCTGTCACGGCGTTTCCAGAAG GTCAAACTGCGCTGCCGGAAGGGGATCCCCTCCTCCCTCAGAGCCAAGGCCTGGCAATACCTGTCTAATAGCAAGGAACTCCTGGAGCAGAACCCGGGCAAATTTGAG GAGCTGGAACGGGCCCCTGGGGACCCCAAGTGGCTGGATGTGATTGAGAAAGACCTGCACCGCCAGTTCCCTTTCCATGAGATGTTTGCTGCTCGAGGGGGGCATGG GCAACAGGACCTGTACCGAATTCTGAAGGCCTACACCATCTACCGGCCTGATGAGGGCTACTGCCAGGCCCAGGCCCCAGTGGCTGCAGTGCTGCTCATGCACATGCCTGCTGAG CAAGCGTTTTGGTGCCTGGTGCAGATCTGTGACAAGTATCTTCCTGGTTACTACAGTGCAGGGCTG GAAGCCATTCAGCTggatggagaaattttttttgcACTCTTGCGCCGGGCTTCCCCACTGGCACATCGGCACCTACGGCGACAGCGCATTGACCCTGTGCTCTACATGACGGAATGGTTCATGTGCATCTTTGCCCGCACCCTGCCTTGGGCTTCAGTGCTTCGCGTCTGGGACATGTTTTTCTGTGAAG GTGTTAAGATCATCTTCCGGGTGGCCCTGGTCTTGCTGCGACACACACTAGGCTCAGTGGAGAAGCTTCGTTCTTGCCAAGGCATGTATGAAACCATGGAGCAACTGCGCAACCTGCCCCAACAGTGCATGCAAGAGGACTTCTTGGTACACGAG GTAACTAACCTCCCAGTGACGGAAGCACTAATTGAGCGAGAAAATGCAGCCCAGCTGAAGAAGTGGAGGGAAACCCGGGGAGAGCTACAATATCGGCCTTCACGGAGACTACATGGCTCCCGGGCCATCCATGAAGAGCGAAGGCGGCAACAGCCACCTTtgggcccctcctccagcctACTCAGTCTCCCTGGCCTCAAGAGCCGAGGCTCCCGGGCAGCTGGAGgggccccctccccacctcctcctgcccgCAGGGCCAGTGCTGGGCCTGCCCCAGGGCCAGTTGTCACTGCTGAGGGACTGCATCCATCCCTTCCCTCACCTACTGGCAACAGCACCCCTCTGGGTCCCAGCAAGGAAACCAGGCGGCAGGAGAAGGAGCGGCAGAAACAGGAGAAAGAGCGGGAGAAGGAGCGGCAGAGACAGGAGAAAGAGCGGGAGAAGCAGGAGAAGGAGCGGCAGAAGTGGGAAAAAGAGCAGGAGAAAGAACAGCAGAAGCAGGAGAAGGAGAGGCAGAAACAGGAGAAGGAGCAACAGAAACAGGAGAAGGAAAGGCAGAAGCAAGAGAAGAAGGGCCAAGGCCGGAAGATTTCAATGCGTCGAAAGGCAGATGGGCCCCCAGCACCCCAGGATGGTGGGGACAGGTCCTCAGCAGCTGAAGCCCGGCAGGATGCTTACTTCTGA
- the Tbc1d10b gene encoding TBC1 domain family member 10B isoform X2: protein METGRAPLVAPPRRHGAPAAPSPPPRSSRAGPVVVVASGPPVTTATSAPVTLVAPGEARPAWVPGPAPILAPEVAVSSVGVLALEASPEAPETQVPPDPELPMPAAVAGAETSMALASGADSPKTEEAGTSPAPGPGTSTGTPTRTPSRTAPGALTAKPPLAPKPGTTVASGVTARGAAGQVTSGHGGATATSASAGQAPEDPSGPGTGPPGTCEAPVAVVTVTPAPEPAENSQDLGSTSSLGPGISGPRGQAPDTLSYLDSVSLMSGTLESLADDVSSMGSDSEINGLALRKTDKYGFLGGSQYSGSLQQDLYRILKAYTIYRPDEGYCQAQAPVAAVLLMHMPAEQAFWCLVQICDKYLPGYYSAGLEAIQLDGEIFFALLRRASPLAHRHLRRQRIDPVLYMTEWFMCIFARTLPWASVLRVWDMFFCEGVKIIFRVALVLLRHTLGSVEKLRSCQGMYETMEQLRNLPQQCMQEDFLVHEVTNLPVTEALIERENAAQLKKWRETRGELQYRPSRRLHGSRAIHEERRRQQPPLGPSSSLLSLPGLKSRGSRAAGGAPSPPPPARRASAGPAPGPVVTAEGLHPSLPSPTGNSTPLGPSKETRRQEKERQKQEKEREKERQRQEKEREKQEKERQKWEKEQEKEQQKQEKERQKQEKEQQKQEKERQKQEKKGQGRKISMRRKADGPPAPQDGGDRSSAAEARQDAYF from the exons ATGGAGACGGGCCGGGCGCCCCTGGTGGCCCCGCCGCGCCGTCATGGTGCCCCCGCGGCCCCATCGCCACCGCCCCGGAGTTCCAGGGCCGGGCCCGTCGTGGTGGTGGCTTCGGGACCGCCAGTGACTACGGCCACTTCGGCCCCTGTCACCCTGGTGGCCCCCGGGGAGGCGCGGCCCGCCTGGGTCCCGGGGCCGGCCCCGATCTTGGCTCCAGAGGTCGCAGTTAGCTCGGTGGGGGTGCTTGCTTTGGAGGCCTCACCTGAAGCCCCGGAGACGCAGGTACCCCCCGACCCAGAGCTCCCCATGCCGGCTGCAGTAGCAGGAGCCGAGACGTCCATGGCTTTGGCCTCAGGTGCAGACTCTCCGAAGACGGAGGAGGCTGGAACCTCACCAGCTCCAGGACCAGGAACTTCCACTGGGACCCCCACCAGGACCCCTTCCAGAACGGCACCTGGGGCCCTGACCGCCAAACCTCCGCTTGCCCCTAAGCCAGGAACCACAGTGGCCTCAGGAGTGACTGCacggggtgcagcaggacaggtgACAAGTGGACATGGAGGTGCAACAGCAACATCAGCATCAGCAGGACAGGCTCCTGAGGACCCCTCAGGGCCTGGTACAGGCCCTCCGGGGACGTGTGAAGCTCCGGTAGCGGTCGTGACAGTGACCCCAGCTCCAGAGCCTGCTGAAAACTCTCAAGATCTGGGCTCCACGTCCAGCCTGGGACCTGGCATCTCTGGGCCTCGAGGGCAGGCCCCGGACACCCTGAGCTACTTGGACTCTGTGAGCCTAATGTCTGGAACCTTGGAGTCCTTGGCAGATGATGTGAGCTCCATGGGCTCAGACTCGGAGATAAATGGGCTGGCCCTGCGCAAGACGGACAAGTATGGCTTCCTTGGGGGCAGCCAGTACTCGGGCAGCCT GCAACAGGACCTGTACCGAATTCTGAAGGCCTACACCATCTACCGGCCTGATGAGGGCTACTGCCAGGCCCAGGCCCCAGTGGCTGCAGTGCTGCTCATGCACATGCCTGCTGAG CAAGCGTTTTGGTGCCTGGTGCAGATCTGTGACAAGTATCTTCCTGGTTACTACAGTGCAGGGCTG GAAGCCATTCAGCTggatggagaaattttttttgcACTCTTGCGCCGGGCTTCCCCACTGGCACATCGGCACCTACGGCGACAGCGCATTGACCCTGTGCTCTACATGACGGAATGGTTCATGTGCATCTTTGCCCGCACCCTGCCTTGGGCTTCAGTGCTTCGCGTCTGGGACATGTTTTTCTGTGAAG GTGTTAAGATCATCTTCCGGGTGGCCCTGGTCTTGCTGCGACACACACTAGGCTCAGTGGAGAAGCTTCGTTCTTGCCAAGGCATGTATGAAACCATGGAGCAACTGCGCAACCTGCCCCAACAGTGCATGCAAGAGGACTTCTTGGTACACGAG GTAACTAACCTCCCAGTGACGGAAGCACTAATTGAGCGAGAAAATGCAGCCCAGCTGAAGAAGTGGAGGGAAACCCGGGGAGAGCTACAATATCGGCCTTCACGGAGACTACATGGCTCCCGGGCCATCCATGAAGAGCGAAGGCGGCAACAGCCACCTTtgggcccctcctccagcctACTCAGTCTCCCTGGCCTCAAGAGCCGAGGCTCCCGGGCAGCTGGAGgggccccctccccacctcctcctgcccgCAGGGCCAGTGCTGGGCCTGCCCCAGGGCCAGTTGTCACTGCTGAGGGACTGCATCCATCCCTTCCCTCACCTACTGGCAACAGCACCCCTCTGGGTCCCAGCAAGGAAACCAGGCGGCAGGAGAAGGAGCGGCAGAAACAGGAGAAAGAGCGGGAGAAGGAGCGGCAGAGACAGGAGAAAGAGCGGGAGAAGCAGGAGAAGGAGCGGCAGAAGTGGGAAAAAGAGCAGGAGAAAGAACAGCAGAAGCAGGAGAAGGAGAGGCAGAAACAGGAGAAGGAGCAACAGAAACAGGAGAAGGAAAGGCAGAAGCAAGAGAAGAAGGGCCAAGGCCGGAAGATTTCAATGCGTCGAAAGGCAGATGGGCCCCCAGCACCCCAGGATGGTGGGGACAGGTCCTCAGCAGCTGAAGCCCGGCAGGATGCTTACTTCTGA